Part of the Apodemus sylvaticus chromosome 15, mApoSyl1.1, whole genome shotgun sequence genome is shown below.
AATAAATGTGAGtataatattcaatattaaaGCAATAAAGTTTTGAAAATAGTATGAGTAGCTACTTTTTAGTCAAAAATGTTTATTGTAAAAAGAGAGgccttaaaaattacttttaaaaaaggacATTGATTTCACAAGTATTCTGGTTGAATATAGGCATAGCTATTAACCATACCTCACTTTCATACAGAGTTCATTCAGTTGtataaaaataatcacaaattTTTATCAGTTCATCAACTGCACAATTCATTAAAACAGGCACTTGGAGGGGTATTGTATTATTGCATCCATCATATGAATTTTCAAAACTCAAAGTACATTACTGAACATCTAAGAAACTCTTTTGTACattttcattactttttattataaaacattaagattcttttttaaaagaaagacaatGGATAGGCACCAGGAATGTTTAATGTttgtccttctctcctcttccaagGCACACATggcaaaaattaaacaaaacaagaatactTTAATACATtctcttgggttttgttgtttttttttttgttttttttctcttaacaaTATAGTTTTAAAGCATTGTAGGTAATCCAGAAAAGTCTTTCATTCACTGATGACAACCAAGCATCATACATCTAAGAAAGTAAACTTGGAGTACTATATAAGGCACCTGAGTTAGTGTCTGGAAGACTCTCTTCTCTTGGAAACACTATTACAATTCTATCAAGAAGTAATACTGTTCCTTTGTTTGAAATGGTTTGGCAGCAGTGTAAATCTCTGTATTCTTTCTTAGTAAGAAAAAATGTGATGtgcttttctcttcatttttaaagagaaagattcTTAGCTTTTATCCTTTCAATATAGCTGttagtaaatataattttaaacttcACATAGAACAGATTAAGTATATAGATTCTGTtgggtagtgtgtatgtgtgtctctgtgtgtgtgactcttttgtgtttttatacaTATTATTTGGTTGGTAAGCACATGAGAAAATGTCTTTGGACTTTCATTTGTCATTGGAGTGAAGAAATGCATTCTGTTTGAGTAAACACTGGTTGCGCCACTCAGTGTGCCACACAGCAGCCAGACTCCTCATGTTTATGCAGAAGCGACATTCTGGAGAAGGTTTTGGAACAGTTTTTGCACTGGTATTTCTTTACATCAGAGTGGGTCTGCAGATGTGCCCTCAGGTTTGATCTGTCTGCAAAAGCTCTATTGCAGTGAGGGCAAGAGAAAGGCTTTTCCCCTGTTTGAGGTGGggtaagagaaaataaaagacagtCAGTTTTTTTATAGAACACAAAATCAAATAATATAAATGAGCATCAATAGTAGTTTATCAGAAGAATAAGAATTATCATAGCTTGGTCATATCCACCAGTTATGTAGTTATATTCCTGTTTGgctttttaaagcaaaattttaAAGTGTCAGCCAGACAGCTTCAGTGCTGCCAGACAGGCACACATTCAGAGTGAAGGGCTTTTTCTTGCTAAGAGTTTCTGCTACAACAGGTGCAGCAATGATGAACAGTTCCCTCCATTGCCAGTACGTCTCCCCTTTGTGTGATGAGTAAGCTGAGTAAATGCCATGACTTCCTGCATATGATTTTATGCTATGGGCTTTTAAAAAATCAGcaacaagaaaatgaaacagacaaacaaacagccAGATCCAATTTAGTCCAATTTACTAAATTAGTCAAGAGTTGGCAGAATTcatagcaaaaaataaataaataaaatgtagacaAAAAACTATAGGAACCCCCCTTTGCCAGTTTATCATATCAACAGTAGGAGCCAGGCATTTGTATTTACTGACTACCAGAGGGCAGTTCTGCAGAACACACATCAAGTACCTCAATCTTGCTTTCTAACTGATCTTTGAGACCAAATCTCCTGCCTGTACTTTCCAAAGTCTAAATGCTGTTTACAGTCTCTGGAGCAGAGGCTGGAATGGAGCGCTTGCTGTGCTAACAAGCTTTTAAGCAGAAAGCAGCTATATGTGGTTCACCTTCTGAAAAGCACTCCTTGTCAGTACCTTAAGACACCCCACAGACAGCTCCACCACACCATTGTTTGAGCCAAGAGGCATTGTTTTCTACATTTCTCTTACCAGTGTGAGTTCTAATGTGTCCTTGAAGCAGCCAGGGTCTGGAGAAGGCCTTGCCACAGATCTTGCAGACACAAGGCAATGTGTGGGTCCGAATGTGCATCTTCAGGGCTCCCAGGCTCACATATTCCTTGTCACAGTATTTGCAGCTAAATGATTTCCTAGACTGGGCATCACAGTGCAGCTGCTTATGTTTGGTCAGCCCAGAGAAAGTAGAATAGGTCTTATTGCATAAATTGCACTGAAACTTCTCAGCTTCAATGGCATGGGGGTCTGAAAGCTTGGGCTGCAGTCTCTCCTCTTCATCACTAATGGGACTTTCTGAACCACTGTGATCCTTGGATGAAGTGTCAGAGGAAGGCAGGGGGCTTACACGCCCCAAGGATGAAGAATATCCAGTAAGAGGAGAAAGGCCACTGGGTAGAGGGGAGTGGAATGTAGCTGCCGATGATTTCCATACAGTAATAGGGCTGTATGCTCCCGAGGAGAGGATCTCTGGTTTTGGTATGACAGGCATGGGGTAGCTCTCATAGAGATATGGGGAAATGATcactggaagaaagaaaaggaaggaaagaaaagaaaattaaggcaaaatattttttaaatatatgtacacCGTCTGAGAGAGCACATGACAACATGCAGGAGACTCCGTAGGAGACTCTGTAGTGAGGACAGCCTTACTCACAAgggcacacataaataaaacaatcttCCCTTCACCTGGGCTTACTGTCCTTGTGCAGGCTGCCAGTTGCCCCGACTGTTCCTAATCTTCATTCTGAACTAGCATTGCTGTCCCAATTTAGAACGAAGAACTAGATACTACTTTAAAACTTTTTGTAGAGTTGCTTTTCATTTTATGCACGGGCTGTTCTAGCAGTGCTGTGCCTGTGGGGTTAATGGCATGCAGGAATCCAGCAGCTTTCCTCGGTGCTTGGCTCCAGGAGGTAACTGCTGAGGCGAGGGGAAGAGTGTGCTCACGTCCGTGCACTCCTTTGCGTACACACAGGATAGAAGAACCATTACTGTACGACCGGAAGGAGGCTTTCCTTGTCAGCAAAgatctcaaaaattttgaattaAAACTTACCCTAAGTaatcaagagactgcaaggacaGTTTTAGCACAACATTGAAAGGAAAGCAGCCCAGTGAGTACTCTGAGTAAAGCAATGGAACCGCGGTTTACTCGCGCACAGATTTGCAGAGCGTatttttacctgtgtgtgtgtccagttcGCTGTAGTTGGGCTTCTTGGAGGCGTTGAAATGTTTCTTGACCAGGAAGGAGCGCGGCATGGTGGCTGCTGGCAGGCTCGGGCGGATAACGGTCCAGGCGGCGGTCCTATAGCATCGCGGTGTCTCAGGTGCAGCGGGGGACAGGCAGGCGCCTCTGAAGTCACCCGGCTCCTAGCCCGACTGAGCTTCTCTAGGCGGGGAGGCGTTTTTTTTTTCCGTGACTTTTGCTAGAAGCAACCAATCACAGCCAAGAGGTTCAGATTTCAGCTCCTCCTTCTAGAACAGCTGTGAATAGAGCAAGATTATGTTGTCGGACTAAATATTTCTGGTTCAAAATGGGCTGTTCATGGCATTTCAGTAAAGGATCAAAATACATTAAATGTTTTCAAGAAAGGAAATCTCGGTTCTTGAGCACTGCGGGAACCGGAACGTGTTTCCGCGAGCTGACCTCGGCGACCTGGCTTCCAGATGTGGGCAGTGCCCgacaaggagagggagggaaggaagggcggCCCTCAGGGACCCGGACAGCGCAGCCCCTAGTGGCCAGAGAGCCTATATTTGTAAGTAGCGTCTGAAGGGGTTTATTGCACGCAAGCAGCTGTAGGCCCTGACTTTTGGGAAAGGAAGGTGAAGGCTCCCAGCAGCTGCTACAAGAGGTCTAGGGCAGCGTGCCAGAAAGTTCACTTGCTGATCACTGCATTAGACACTTGAAAGTAATGCCTTACAGCCTATCCCAGGAACTGGATGAGTGTAAAGATAAAAGGGAAGGCTGGTGTTGAATTGTTGGAAGAGAGCAACAATAGGCAAACTCTGGAAGAGGCATGGAAAGTTCTGATGAAGACATGTGACAAGACTTCCTCCCTTTGTAGCACATGGTATTttagtgaaagaaaaagaagcatttaTGAATCTCTACTGACAATTCTTAAATAGTATCTGCTGTTACTTAGTGTTTTCTTTAGTAAGAGTCTTCAACAGCCTCACCCTTAATCACATCACATTCCTGGTTAGCACTAAAAGATGAGGAAGGATTCTTTTGCCAAGTTATTTGACTGACAGTTTAGGTAACCCAGTAGCCAGCCGATCACTTCACTTGCATTTGTACATAGGGATAGGTGTAAAGATACTCTGAAGTGATTCATTTTAAAACTGCAGTTTTCACTGTGCCCACAGGCAACTCTGTTTATTTCAATGTTACACTGATTCTTACCAACAAACTGCAGAATGCattccccacttccccacccccagacaacctttttttcccctaacaGGTGCTAGAAGAAAACAGCGGAAACAGAATACCACTAGTGATGTTGAGACTTGCAAGAGAAAAGTGCATTGTCAAGCAGCATAACTTTTTAATCTGGGGATGAGAAAATGGGCatgtgagtgggggaggggggaacccgcAGACTTCCTGGGTTAACTTCAATGATTCCTCTTCTCTTTACAATAGTTACTGATTTAAATgtcaaatacagaaagaaatttatGTGAATCCTTATATTAAGGGAACTGAATCCTCAGgagacaagaaaacaagaaaatgtatTAGATTTCTTCCCAAGCTACTATGAGTTGACTCCAAGTAGTCTGTGTCATGCCTTACCTATGTGAGATGAGTTCCACTGGTTACAGGAGAGAGTCTACCAGCTGATAACATAAATCACATTAAACAGGAGCTCTGCTTGGGCACAACAGAAGACAATTGATATTAAACTGATATACTGAAAGTGCAAGAATGGAAGTTTATCATACccaaggccagctgggaggactCTGTTATAACAGTTTCTCCCTGCGGACTTCAATGGATTGGGGTGCTGCCTTTGGTCACTGACTGCAAGATTTTGTTTGTGCAGGACAGGGATCTTTCCTTAGCACAACATTTTAAATGCTTCATTCTGTATTGATATAAAAGGAGAAAGATAGACATAAAGAGAAactgagagacagacaaacacatacagacatacacagattgatggatagatgatagattgatagatgatagatcgatagatagataggtgatagatagatagatagatgttaatGGCAGGTGGCCTTTGCTAAAGCAAGGGTAAGTCCTAACCTGGAGATAAACTGATGTTCCTTAATTAGGGAGGTTATAGAAATATCTTGAAGAGatacttctctctttttcttctttaagatttatttatttatttaatttatgagtacactgtagctatcttcagacacaccagaagagggcatcagatcccattacagatagttgtgagccaccatgtggtttctgggaattgaactcaggacttctggaagagcagtcagtactcttaaccactgagccatctctccagccccaagagacaTTCTTTTTATGGAAGAGAAACCCTGCCAAGCCAAACTAGAGATGTCAGTTAAGTTAAATTAAGAAAGGCTAAACTTTAGACTTCAAAATGTAATCTAAGGAAAGAAAGGATCACAAATTCCTATGGCCTTTTTTAGTGGGCTTCATAACTTCTCTTCAGATTTAAACCCACTGGAAGGTATCTTGACTTGTTTCCCATAAAACTGACTCCTGGATCTCATGGGACCCTAGAAAGTTCAGACCATCTcatttttctcattctctcattTCCTGTACTTTCTAGAATAGCTTACCAGGAGGATTTGAGTCTCTCCCACAAGGCTTCCTGGATTCCTGTGGTATTCTTTTCCCTCCTGGCTCCAGGCAGGCtggcctcttcccttcccctttcacttcccctttccttccttccttccttccttccttccttccttccttccttccttccttccttccctctctctctctctctctctctctctctctctctctctctctctctctctctctctctctctctctcagacatgGTCATGTTCTTCCAACAGAGAAATGCCTTGGTTGGAATAGCTGGCATTTATACTATACACATGTAGTATATGTGTAGGTCTTCACATATTTAGACAGATGGTGGATGGAAGCTGTCTGCTATGTTAAGAAAATGAAGTCAGTCTACTTCCAAGTGAAATACTGAGGTCATGAAGAAATAGGATGCCCCATATAGTGCTGTGCCCATCCCTAAATGAACCATAGTTCTTTGGAGGCACAGCACTTGGCAGAATCATCAATACCTGTTGTGAACAAAGTAAAGTGATTAAAAACCATTGGGTAGCCTGTAGCATCTGAAGATTACTACTTATCTATTAGATAAGTCTATTAgactattaatttttaaatatactagTCAGGAACAAATTTTAATAATATGAACTGGAGCTTCATTGACAATGGTGTGATTTTCTTTGTGAGAATGTTTATATATCTATGTGAATTTAGACCTATATTTCacttcttatttttaattcaacTCAATCTCTGATAAAGTAAACTATGCCTTAAAATTATAGATATCACATTTCCTTCTAGTATCTGGGTTTCTCTATGTGAAATCATGCTAATTATACATACTAATTAACTTTAGATTTAACTAGATGAATATTCTCTAGCTTAAAAGGCAAATCTTGCAGAATCCTGGGGCCATGAAGTATTCTGCTTATATACTTTGAATTTTATATTGAACACTATCATTGCAATATGGAAaaaattacacaaacacacatatagatacatgcagagaga
Proteins encoded:
- the Snai2 gene encoding zinc finger protein SNAI2, with product MPRSFLVKKHFNASKKPNYSELDTHTVIISPYLYESYPMPVIPKPEILSSGAYSPITVWKSSAATFHSPLPSGLSPLTGYSSSLGRVSPLPSSDTSSKDHSGSESPISDEEERLQPKLSDPHAIEAEKFQCNLCNKTYSTFSGLTKHKQLHCDAQSRKSFSCKYCDKEYVSLGALKMHIRTHTLPCVCKICGKAFSRPWLLQGHIRTHTGEKPFSCPHCNRAFADRSNLRAHLQTHSDVKKYQCKNCSKTFSRMSLLHKHEESGCCVAH